From a region of the Actinopolymorpha singaporensis genome:
- a CDS encoding penicillin acylase family protein, with protein MSDVSETCEERSVEAVSGLSAPVEIVVDTWGVPHIYAESADDVFFAQGFNAARDRLFQIDLWRRRGLGRLAEAFGPDHLERDRAARLFLYRGDLDAEWASYGTSARATVTRFVEGVNAYLDWLERHPEELPPEFGMLDYRPARWSPEDVVRIRSHGTAYNLLQEVARARVTHVGGWESDLVRQSLRPHRQPHLADGLDLDLPDDVLRVYELATTPVVFTGDSRVPLSTELPADNPAKAAAAGATAAAARDLDGGSNNWVVAGSRTATGRPILASDPHRPFATPSLRYFAHLSAPGLDVIGAGEPAVPGVTLGHNGHVAFGYTIFPIDTVDLYVYDLDPDDPTRYRYGNGWESMRIERETAQVRDAHPCQLELAFTRHGPVIHVDSEHLRAYAVRTTWFEPGTAAYLGSLEYLRARDGEEFRAALRAWGGPGENHVFADTAGHVGWQAAGLVPRRTGWDGLLPVPGDGRYEWTGFHAPEELPGLADPPAGFVATANEYNLPPDYPADRQLSYEWSDPARQRRIVEVLERPEPHRLEDSMRLQTDWCSVGTREVLALVAGLPPNGDRRLAAALAMLRDWDGVEAPESAAAALYQVWFSRHLLPGFAEAVLPPGVPPLLPTFDQAAVRSALSDPATVWSGEGDGEAERRRDDLLLGTLRAAVADLEELLGPDPRGWSWGALHRNHQPHPLGFLDPKLDVGPFPAGGSATTLNAAPYLPGDFVQTIGASARVVVDVGEWDNSVFVNTPGQSGDPRSPHYRDLAELWRAGELAPLLYSRAAVERSAKARIRLLPG; from the coding sequence GTGAGCGACGTCAGCGAGACCTGCGAAGAGCGATCGGTCGAGGCCGTGTCCGGACTGTCCGCACCGGTGGAGATCGTCGTGGACACCTGGGGAGTTCCGCACATCTACGCCGAGAGCGCCGACGACGTGTTCTTCGCCCAGGGCTTCAACGCCGCCCGGGACCGGCTGTTCCAGATCGACCTGTGGCGCCGGCGGGGGCTGGGGCGGCTCGCCGAGGCCTTCGGGCCGGACCACCTCGAACGCGACCGGGCGGCCCGGCTTTTCCTGTACCGCGGCGACCTCGACGCGGAGTGGGCGTCGTACGGCACGAGCGCGCGAGCCACCGTCACCCGGTTCGTCGAAGGTGTGAACGCCTACCTGGACTGGCTGGAGCGCCATCCGGAGGAGCTGCCGCCGGAGTTCGGGATGCTGGACTACCGGCCGGCCCGGTGGAGTCCGGAGGACGTCGTACGGATCCGCAGCCACGGCACGGCGTACAACCTGCTGCAGGAGGTGGCCCGGGCCCGGGTGACCCACGTGGGTGGCTGGGAGTCCGACCTCGTACGCCAGTCGCTGCGGCCGCACCGTCAACCCCACCTTGCCGACGGCCTGGACCTGGACCTTCCCGACGACGTGCTGCGGGTGTACGAGCTCGCCACCACGCCGGTGGTGTTCACCGGCGACTCGCGCGTGCCGCTCAGCACGGAACTGCCCGCGGACAACCCGGCGAAGGCCGCGGCGGCGGGGGCGACGGCTGCGGCGGCAAGAGACCTCGACGGCGGCAGCAACAACTGGGTGGTGGCCGGCTCCCGTACGGCGACCGGCCGGCCCATCCTCGCGAGTGACCCGCACCGGCCGTTCGCCACACCCTCACTGCGGTACTTCGCGCACCTGTCCGCGCCCGGGCTGGACGTGATCGGGGCGGGTGAGCCGGCGGTGCCGGGAGTGACCCTCGGCCACAACGGCCACGTGGCGTTCGGCTACACGATCTTCCCGATCGACACCGTGGACCTGTACGTGTACGACCTGGACCCGGACGACCCGACGCGCTACCGCTACGGCAACGGCTGGGAGTCGATGCGGATCGAACGCGAGACCGCGCAAGTGCGCGACGCCCACCCGTGTCAACTCGAACTTGCGTTCACCCGCCACGGACCGGTGATCCACGTGGACTCCGAACACCTGCGTGCGTACGCCGTGCGGACCACGTGGTTCGAGCCGGGCACGGCCGCCTACCTGGGCAGTCTGGAGTACCTGCGGGCACGTGACGGCGAGGAGTTCCGGGCGGCGCTGCGTGCCTGGGGCGGACCGGGGGAGAACCACGTCTTCGCCGACACCGCTGGCCACGTCGGCTGGCAGGCGGCCGGGCTGGTGCCGCGGCGGACCGGCTGGGACGGCCTGCTGCCGGTGCCCGGCGACGGGCGTTACGAGTGGACCGGCTTCCACGCTCCGGAGGAGCTGCCCGGCCTCGCCGACCCGCCCGCCGGGTTCGTGGCCACGGCCAACGAGTACAACCTGCCGCCGGACTACCCGGCCGACCGGCAGCTGTCGTACGAATGGTCCGACCCCGCCCGGCAGCGGCGCATCGTCGAGGTGCTCGAACGGCCCGAGCCGCACCGCCTCGAGGACTCGATGCGGCTGCAGACCGACTGGTGCTCGGTGGGCACCCGGGAGGTCCTGGCGCTGGTGGCCGGGTTGCCCCCGAACGGCGACCGGCGACTGGCGGCAGCGCTGGCGATGCTGCGCGACTGGGACGGTGTGGAGGCGCCGGAGTCCGCGGCGGCGGCGTTGTACCAGGTCTGGTTCTCCCGCCACCTGCTGCCCGGCTTCGCCGAGGCGGTGCTCCCTCCCGGCGTACCACCCCTCCTGCCCACCTTCGACCAGGCCGCCGTACGGTCCGCTCTGTCCGACCCGGCCACCGTCTGGTCCGGGGAGGGAGACGGAGAGGCAGAACGGCGCCGGGACGACCTGCTCCTCGGCACGCTGCGCGCCGCGGTCGCCGACCTGGAGGAGCTGCTGGGCCCGGACCCGCGCGGTTGGAGCTGGGGTGCGCTGCACCGCAACCACCAGCCGCACCCACTGGGCTTCCTGGACCCGAAGCTGGACGTGGGGCCGTTCCCGGCCGGTGGCTCCGCGACCACGCTGAACGCCGCGCCGTACCTCCCGGGCGACTTCGTGCAGACCATCGGTGCGTCCGCCCGGGTGGTGGTCGACGTCGGCGAGTGGGACAACTCGGTGTTCGTCAACACCCCGGGCCAGTCCGGGGACCCGCGCAGCCCGCACTACCGCGACCTCGCCGAGCTCTGGCGGGCCGGTGAGCTTGCGCCGTTGCTGTACAGCCGCGCGGCGGTGGAGCGGTCCGCGAAAGCCCGGATCCGGTTGCTGCCCGGGTGA
- a CDS encoding GNAT family N-acetyltransferase, whose protein sequence is MSDIVVEEASARDEARWHADWLERRGEQWRRQGLVDADVAGHVDRLDRMRADTALHPVWTLRATGPSGDAETVGYVAAGGRTDPAGRRALLYDIWVRPDLRRRGIASAARAHVEDWARANDLPRVGTTIDPNDPAQAALFGSYTVTAQHMQRTLDEPPDLPEGLVGRAMTEAEFPAWREQDVAGYADEIAVGRALSPEEALAQANAEFDELLPDGPATAQHSIWVLETGDEPPGRTYSAVIWLRHHLEAGRAFVFGVSVVPERRGRGLGRAVMRLGERAVLAAGDSVLALNVFGPNTPAINLYTSLGYHVTDQSRVRELTT, encoded by the coding sequence GTGAGCGACATCGTGGTCGAGGAGGCGTCGGCGCGGGACGAGGCGCGCTGGCACGCCGACTGGCTGGAGCGCCGCGGGGAACAGTGGCGCCGGCAGGGCCTGGTGGACGCCGACGTCGCGGGCCACGTGGACCGCCTGGACCGGATGCGGGCCGACACCGCGCTGCATCCGGTGTGGACGCTGCGGGCAACGGGGCCGAGCGGCGACGCGGAGACCGTGGGGTACGTCGCGGCGGGAGGCCGGACGGACCCGGCCGGCCGGCGGGCGCTCCTCTACGACATCTGGGTACGTCCGGACCTCCGCCGCCGGGGAATCGCCTCCGCGGCCCGCGCGCACGTCGAGGACTGGGCTCGGGCCAACGACCTGCCCCGGGTGGGGACAACCATCGACCCGAACGACCCCGCCCAGGCCGCGTTGTTCGGCTCGTACACCGTCACCGCCCAGCACATGCAGCGGACACTGGACGAGCCGCCCGACCTCCCCGAGGGCCTGGTCGGCCGGGCGATGACGGAGGCGGAGTTTCCGGCGTGGCGGGAGCAGGATGTCGCCGGCTACGCCGACGAGATCGCCGTCGGGCGGGCGCTGTCCCCCGAGGAGGCGCTGGCCCAGGCCAACGCGGAGTTCGACGAACTGCTGCCGGACGGGCCGGCCACCGCGCAGCACAGCATCTGGGTGCTCGAGACCGGTGACGAGCCGCCCGGGAGGACGTACTCCGCCGTGATCTGGCTCCGGCACCACCTCGAGGCCGGCAGGGCGTTCGTCTTCGGCGTCTCGGTCGTGCCCGAACGCCGGGGCCGCGGCCTGGGCCGAGCGGTGATGCGGCTCGGCGAACGGGCGGTGCTCGCCGCGGGCGACTCGGTGCTGGCGCTGAACGTCTTCGGTCCGAACACCCCGGCGATCAACCTCTACACCAGCCTGGGCTATCACGTCACCGACCAGTCCCGCGTCCGGGAGCTCACCACCTGA
- a CDS encoding RtcB family protein, whose product MTQARVPALVQETPYRYQIEPTGRMRVPGVVFASPGLLPEVGGDQALQQVADVATLPGIVDASYAMPDVHWGYGFPIGGVAATDIAEGGVVSPGGVGFDISCGVRLYAADVDAADFAPRKEAVLDGLSRSTPRGMGKGAVWELSGAGQLAKVLASGARYAVEQGHGVQRDLDRCEDFGAVDDADPAALSERAVKRGLHQLGSLGSGNHFLEVQVVDAVRDQAAAEAYGLRAGQVCVMIHCGSRGLGHQICTDHVRAMEQAMAGFGITVPDRQLACVPVDSDPGRAYLRAMASAANYARANRQLLGQAARGVFERLTGAGLDLVYDISHNLAKVETHRVAGGAGAAGAPRRLCVHRKGATRALPPGHPDLPADLRDLPDVGQPVLIPGSMGTASYVLTGVPGGPAFASTCHGAGRTLSRHQAAKAVRGQELRQLLESRGIAVRGASWRGLAEEMPEAYKDIDAVVEAAEGAGLARAVARLVPVGVVKG is encoded by the coding sequence GTGACCCAGGCACGCGTACCCGCACTGGTCCAGGAGACGCCGTACCGCTATCAGATCGAGCCCACCGGCCGGATGCGCGTGCCCGGCGTGGTGTTCGCCTCACCGGGGCTGCTGCCCGAGGTGGGCGGGGACCAGGCGCTGCAGCAGGTGGCTGATGTGGCCACGCTGCCGGGGATCGTGGACGCGTCGTACGCCATGCCGGACGTGCACTGGGGCTACGGTTTCCCGATCGGCGGCGTGGCCGCCACCGACATCGCCGAGGGCGGCGTGGTGTCCCCGGGGGGTGTCGGGTTCGACATCTCCTGCGGCGTGCGGCTGTACGCGGCCGACGTCGACGCGGCGGACTTCGCGCCGAGGAAGGAAGCGGTGCTGGACGGACTGAGCCGGTCGACGCCCCGTGGCATGGGCAAGGGGGCGGTGTGGGAACTGTCCGGGGCCGGCCAACTCGCGAAGGTGCTGGCGTCCGGCGCGAGGTACGCCGTCGAACAGGGGCACGGCGTGCAACGCGACCTTGACAGGTGTGAGGACTTCGGCGCGGTCGACGACGCCGACCCGGCCGCGCTGAGCGAACGCGCTGTCAAGCGCGGCTTGCACCAGTTGGGCAGCCTTGGTTCGGGCAACCACTTCCTGGAGGTGCAGGTCGTCGACGCGGTCCGCGACCAGGCGGCCGCGGAGGCGTACGGGCTGCGGGCCGGCCAGGTGTGCGTGATGATCCATTGCGGTTCGCGCGGCCTCGGCCACCAGATCTGCACCGACCACGTGCGCGCGATGGAGCAGGCGATGGCAGGCTTCGGCATCACGGTGCCCGACCGCCAGCTGGCGTGCGTGCCCGTCGACTCCGATCCCGGGCGGGCCTACCTGCGGGCGATGGCGTCGGCCGCCAACTACGCCCGGGCCAACCGGCAGTTGCTCGGCCAGGCCGCGCGCGGGGTGTTCGAACGCCTCACCGGCGCCGGGCTGGACCTGGTCTACGACATCTCCCACAACCTGGCCAAGGTGGAGACCCACCGGGTTGCCGGAGGGGCGGGAGCGGCCGGCGCACCGCGGCGCCTGTGCGTGCACCGCAAGGGCGCGACCCGGGCGTTGCCGCCTGGTCATCCCGACCTGCCGGCCGACCTGCGCGACCTGCCGGACGTGGGCCAGCCGGTGCTGATCCCGGGGTCGATGGGCACGGCGTCGTACGTCCTCACCGGTGTGCCGGGCGGGCCGGCGTTCGCGTCCACCTGCCACGGCGCGGGCCGCACTCTCAGCCGGCACCAGGCGGCGAAGGCCGTCCGGGGCCAGGAGCTTCGCCAGCTGCTGGAGAGCCGGGGGATCGCCGTACGCGGTGCGTCCTGGCGGGGGCTGGCCGAGGAGATGCCCGAGGCGTACAAGGACATCGACGCGGTGGTCGAGGCGGCCGAGGGTGCGGGGCTGGCGCGGGCGGTGGCCCGGCTGGTTCCGGTCGGGGTGGTCAAGGGCTGA
- a CDS encoding phosphotransferase translates to MEPTTAGREVPFEVSAQVADALERTVEEVRAAEIDPLAGPAVDGIATVGIWRVRGADWSAVVKVLRHVVHGGLSVWRSEDDPAHPFHWRREADAFADGLLGSLPGDLRAPACYGVVPGPDGTLAIWMEDVAGCEGSTWALPRYRQAAEHLGQVQGHLAREHLAGEPVLDRPWMSRGWLRTYVDRRAARSAADADPTDPRVWSPPLVRRLVPADRVPAFQALWAARHRLLDVVDGLPRTLCQLDFHPRNLFDVAGRTVVIDWAFAGVGALGEDLGNLVVDAVTDFHLPPSKLPELFETLVAGYADGLAAAGWSGSDGPAEPAEVRRMVAAGAAAKYGWLAPAIPAVVAQGRTTLNGRPIEEAAPLWVACGDFLVELADLAVRGGPLDRP, encoded by the coding sequence ATGGAGCCGACGACTGCCGGACGTGAGGTGCCGTTCGAGGTCTCGGCCCAGGTGGCCGACGCGCTGGAGCGTACGGTCGAGGAGGTCCGCGCGGCCGAGATCGACCCGCTGGCCGGGCCCGCCGTGGACGGCATCGCCACCGTCGGCATCTGGCGGGTGCGCGGAGCGGACTGGTCGGCCGTGGTCAAGGTGCTCCGCCACGTCGTGCACGGCGGGCTGTCGGTGTGGCGTTCGGAGGACGACCCGGCGCACCCGTTCCACTGGCGGCGGGAGGCGGACGCGTTCGCCGACGGCCTGCTGGGCTCACTGCCCGGCGACCTGCGTGCACCGGCGTGCTACGGCGTCGTCCCCGGTCCCGACGGCACGCTCGCGATCTGGATGGAGGACGTCGCCGGCTGCGAGGGGTCGACCTGGGCGCTGCCGCGCTACCGGCAGGCGGCCGAACACCTCGGGCAGGTGCAGGGACACCTGGCCCGCGAGCACCTGGCCGGCGAACCCGTGCTGGACCGCCCGTGGATGAGCCGGGGCTGGCTGCGGACGTACGTCGACCGCCGCGCCGCCCGGAGTGCCGCGGACGCCGATCCCACCGACCCGCGGGTCTGGTCGCCTCCACTGGTGCGGCGGCTCGTCCCGGCCGACCGGGTGCCCGCGTTCCAGGCGCTGTGGGCGGCCCGCCACCGGCTGCTCGACGTGGTGGACGGGCTGCCGCGCACGCTGTGCCAGCTCGACTTCCACCCGCGCAACCTGTTCGACGTGGCCGGGCGGACCGTGGTGATCGACTGGGCGTTCGCAGGGGTCGGCGCCCTGGGAGAGGACCTCGGCAACCTGGTCGTCGACGCGGTGACCGACTTCCACCTGCCGCCGTCGAAGCTGCCGGAGCTGTTCGAGACGCTGGTGGCCGGGTACGCCGACGGGCTGGCCGCGGCCGGCTGGTCGGGATCGGACGGGCCGGCGGAGCCGGCCGAGGTTCGGCGGATGGTCGCCGCCGGGGCCGCCGCGAAGTACGGCTGGCTGGCCCCGGCGATTCCCGCTGTGGTGGCCCAGGGCCGCACCACGCTGAACGGCCGGCCGATCGAGGAGGCTGCCCCGCTGTGGGTGGCCTGTGGTGACTTCCTGGTCGAGCTCGCCGACCTCGCCGTGCGGGGCGGCCCCCTCGACAGACCCTAG
- the rhmD gene encoding L-rhamnonate dehydratase has translation MAMPKVREVRAYVVRGGGADYHDQAEQHWIDDHVATPMAYYPDYRDSRQKFGLNVLGTLVVEVEADDGTVGFATTTAGEPGAYIVEKHLARFVEGAPVTSIEKIWDQMYASTLYYGRKGIAVNCISAVDLAMYDLLGKIRQEPVYALLGGPVRDELVFYATGARPDIAEKLGFVGGKLPLQHGPAEGPEGLRANLDKLASMRERVSEDFFLSWDCWMSLDLDYATRLAQRSAEFGLRWIEEALPPDDYWGYAELRRRVPTGMWVTTGEHEWTRFGFRLLLEMGCADMIQPDVNWCGGITELARISALADAHGVPVIPHGSSVYSYHFVLTRRNSPFSEFLMMHPQATEVVPMFHPLLLDEPVPVGGRLRVPETPGFGVRLNPECALHRPYTH, from the coding sequence ATGGCGATGCCGAAGGTACGTGAGGTCCGCGCGTACGTCGTGCGCGGCGGTGGCGCGGACTACCACGACCAGGCAGAGCAGCACTGGATCGACGACCACGTGGCCACGCCGATGGCGTACTACCCCGACTATCGCGACAGCCGGCAGAAGTTCGGGCTCAACGTGCTCGGCACCCTCGTGGTCGAGGTGGAGGCCGACGACGGAACGGTCGGGTTCGCGACCACGACGGCCGGCGAACCCGGGGCGTACATCGTGGAGAAGCATCTTGCCCGCTTCGTGGAGGGCGCCCCGGTCACCTCGATCGAGAAGATCTGGGACCAGATGTACGCCTCGACGCTGTACTACGGCCGCAAGGGAATCGCGGTCAACTGCATCAGCGCCGTGGACCTCGCGATGTACGACCTGCTGGGCAAGATCCGTCAAGAACCGGTTTACGCCCTGCTCGGCGGGCCCGTCCGCGACGAACTCGTCTTCTACGCGACCGGCGCTCGCCCCGACATCGCGGAGAAGCTCGGCTTCGTCGGAGGCAAGCTGCCCTTGCAGCACGGGCCGGCCGAGGGTCCTGAGGGTCTACGGGCCAACCTCGACAAGCTGGCCTCGATGCGCGAACGGGTGAGCGAGGACTTCTTCCTCAGCTGGGACTGCTGGATGTCGCTCGACCTCGACTACGCCACCCGGCTCGCCCAGCGGTCGGCGGAGTTCGGCCTGCGCTGGATCGAGGAGGCGCTGCCGCCCGACGACTACTGGGGTTACGCCGAGCTTCGGCGCCGGGTGCCGACGGGCATGTGGGTCACCACCGGCGAACACGAGTGGACGAGGTTCGGCTTCCGCCTGCTGCTGGAGATGGGCTGCGCCGACATGATCCAGCCGGACGTGAACTGGTGCGGCGGCATCACCGAGCTCGCCCGGATCAGCGCCCTCGCCGACGCGCACGGCGTCCCGGTGATCCCGCACGGTTCGAGCGTGTACTCCTACCACTTCGTGCTCACCCGGCGGAACAGCCCGTTCTCGGAGTTCCTGATGATGCATCCGCAGGCCACGGAGGTGGTGCCGATGTTCCACCCGCTGCTGCTGGACGAGCCGGTTCCGGTGGGCGGGCGGCTGCGGGTGCCGGAGACTCCGGGGTTCGGCGTACGGCTGAATCCCGAGTGCGCGCTGCACCGCCCCTACACGCACTGA
- a CDS encoding VOC family protein, protein MAVRYKVCIDCSDPHLLARFWAQALDYVVEDHSPLIDSLLAEGAPIRDHLVEVDGRLAWRTAAGIRDPEHPVNAETGVGQGGRILFQTVPEPKQGKNRLHLDLHVGADRVDAEAERLCGLGATRLGEGHEEGGSRWIVLADPEGNEFCVA, encoded by the coding sequence ATGGCCGTAAGATACAAGGTGTGCATCGACTGCTCCGATCCTCACCTGCTGGCGCGTTTCTGGGCGCAGGCGCTCGACTACGTCGTCGAGGACCACTCGCCACTGATCGATTCGCTGCTGGCCGAGGGCGCGCCGATCCGTGACCACCTGGTCGAGGTCGACGGGCGGTTGGCCTGGCGGACCGCCGCAGGGATCCGCGATCCCGAGCATCCGGTCAACGCCGAGACCGGCGTGGGGCAGGGCGGCCGGATCCTCTTCCAGACCGTTCCCGAACCCAAGCAGGGCAAGAACCGCCTGCACCTCGACCTGCACGTCGGGGCGGACAGGGTGGATGCGGAGGCGGAGCGGCTGTGCGGCCTCGGCGCCACCCGGCTGGGGGAGGGTCACGAGGAGGGCGGGTCCCGCTGGATCGTGCTCGCCGACCCCGAAGGCAACGAGTTCTGCGTGGCCTGA
- a CDS encoding SDR family NAD(P)-dependent oxidoreductase, producing the protein MSGGTSGGTSGGTETRTVLVTGAARGIGRATAARFGREGARVVVNHPPGEREHAEQTAALVREAGGRPLLVEADVADPKAVARMAEAVHAEWGPLDVLVNNAGICPFADFFDIDVDLWDRVQHVNLRGAFLVTQAFTRAMVEAGRGGRVLSVSSISAWVGGSQQVHYCTTKAGISSLMKSLAIVLGPHGITCNAVLPGAIATDINKDDWSDGTKVDYFRSRIPAGRMGEPADVAGVLWLLSQPESAYMNGSDVLVDGGMFVNLQ; encoded by the coding sequence ATGAGCGGCGGTACGAGCGGCGGTACGAGCGGCGGTACGGAAACCCGCACGGTGCTGGTGACCGGCGCCGCCCGGGGCATCGGCCGGGCGACCGCGGCGAGGTTCGGCCGCGAGGGTGCCCGGGTCGTCGTCAACCACCCACCGGGCGAACGCGAGCACGCCGAGCAGACGGCCGCGCTGGTCCGCGAGGCGGGCGGTAGGCCGCTGCTGGTGGAGGCCGACGTCGCCGACCCGAAGGCGGTGGCGAGGATGGCCGAGGCCGTGCACGCCGAATGGGGCCCGCTGGACGTGCTGGTCAACAACGCCGGCATCTGCCCGTTCGCCGACTTCTTCGACATCGACGTGGATCTGTGGGACCGCGTGCAGCACGTCAACCTGCGTGGGGCGTTCCTGGTGACCCAGGCGTTCACCAGGGCGATGGTCGAGGCCGGACGTGGCGGCCGGGTGCTGTCGGTGTCGTCCATCTCGGCCTGGGTCGGCGGCTCCCAGCAGGTGCACTACTGCACCACCAAGGCCGGGATCAGCTCGCTGATGAAGAGCCTCGCGATCGTGCTCGGCCCGCACGGCATCACCTGCAACGCCGTGCTGCCCGGCGCGATCGCCACCGACATCAACAAGGACGACTGGAGCGACGGGACGAAGGTCGACTACTTCCGCTCGCGCATCCCGGCCGGGCGGATGGGTGAGCCAGCCGACGTCGCCGGGGTGCTGTGGCTGCTGTCCCAGCCGGAGTCGGCGTACATGAACGGTTCCGACGTGCTGGTGGACGGCGGTATGTTCGTCAACCTGCAGTAG
- a CDS encoding IclR family transcriptional regulator, with the protein MTDPTTGAVKSAERTLAILELLTRHEEPLTFTAIAQTLRYPRSSLHGLLRTLVERGWAEFDADQRCYSLGLRTLEAGNAYTRTLGLVERALPLMERIRDTIDETVQLAVLDGVHNVYVAKVDGRQTLTLASEVGRRLPAHATGVGKVLLAGLPRDDLEARLPAGPLPSFTRHTVTDKARLLGQLRTVARRGFAVDNEEYTLGIRCVAVPVYDVSRRTVAALSVSVPAIRCTPAHRENAHRLLTEAAHRLSAELGYERRHRAGPTLEEW; encoded by the coding sequence GTGACCGACCCGACCACCGGCGCAGTGAAGTCGGCCGAACGCACCCTCGCGATTCTTGAGCTGCTCACCCGGCACGAGGAGCCGCTCACGTTCACCGCGATCGCGCAGACCCTGCGTTATCCGCGTTCCAGCCTGCACGGGCTGCTGCGGACGCTGGTGGAGCGGGGCTGGGCGGAGTTCGACGCCGACCAGCGCTGCTACTCCCTCGGCCTTCGCACGCTGGAGGCCGGCAACGCCTACACGCGCACGCTCGGGCTGGTCGAACGCGCACTGCCGTTGATGGAACGCATCAGGGACACCATCGACGAGACGGTCCAGCTGGCGGTGCTCGACGGAGTGCACAACGTCTACGTGGCCAAGGTCGACGGGCGCCAGACCCTCACCCTCGCGTCCGAAGTCGGCCGCCGGCTGCCCGCTCACGCCACCGGGGTCGGGAAGGTGCTGCTGGCCGGGCTTCCCCGCGACGACCTCGAGGCGCGCCTGCCCGCGGGTCCGCTGCCGTCGTTCACCCGGCACACGGTGACCGACAAGGCGAGGTTGCTCGGTCAGCTGCGCACCGTGGCCCGGCGCGGGTTCGCCGTGGACAACGAGGAGTACACCCTCGGCATCCGCTGTGTCGCCGTGCCGGTGTACGACGTCAGCCGGCGGACCGTCGCAGCGCTCAGCGTGTCCGTCCCGGCGATCCGGTGCACACCTGCCCACCGGGAGAACGCCCACCGGCTGCTGACCGAGGCGGCGCACCGGCTGTCGGCCGAGTTGGGCTACGAACGCCGGCACCGGGCCGGACCGACCCTTGAGGAGTGGTGA
- a CDS encoding archease, giving the protein MRSEDVTGTGRPQATSRAGGTTMQPGHRSVPHTADARIEAWAATREACVAEAVTAMVETFADTSAARPTDSASFEVTADTDEDLLVAVLDEVVYLLDTADVIPLATRVEPALEEGYDVHFEVTDIGEVELVGAVPKAVSLHGLRFEQGPEGWTCAVTLDV; this is encoded by the coding sequence GTGCGCAGCGAGGACGTGACCGGCACCGGCCGGCCACAGGCGACCAGTCGCGCCGGAGGGACGACGATGCAGCCCGGACACCGCAGCGTCCCGCACACCGCGGACGCCCGGATCGAGGCCTGGGCGGCGACCCGGGAGGCCTGTGTGGCCGAGGCCGTCACCGCGATGGTGGAGACGTTCGCCGACACCTCGGCTGCCCGGCCGACCGACTCCGCGAGCTTCGAGGTGACCGCCGACACCGACGAGGACCTCCTGGTCGCCGTGCTGGACGAGGTCGTCTACCTCCTCGACACCGCCGACGTGATCCCGCTCGCGACCCGGGTCGAGCCCGCGCTGGAGGAGGGGTACGACGTGCACTTCGAGGTGACCGATATCGGCGAGGTGGAGCTGGTCGGCGCGGTCCCGAAGGCCGTCTCGCTGCACGGCCTGCGGTTCGAGCAGGGTCCCGAAGGCTGGACCTGCGCAGTCACCCTCGACGTCTGA